In Brachypodium distachyon strain Bd21 chromosome 2, Brachypodium_distachyon_v3.0, whole genome shotgun sequence, one genomic interval encodes:
- the LOC100825301 gene encoding transcription factor HY5, with amino-acid sequence MAAQEQEQEKQQAKTSTTSSLPSSSERSSSSGPNNLKEGGAESDEEIRRVPEMGGGSASSGAGDGKQLLLQQHGAGGQPPASASGKKRGRAAGDKEQNRLKRLLRNRVSAQQARERKKAYMTELEVKAKDLELRNAELEQKVSTLQNENNTLRQILKNTTAHAGKKSGGGGKGGDGGKKQHHFSKS; translated from the exons ATGGCggcgcaggagcaggagcaggagaagcAGCAGGCCAAGACGAGCACCACCAGCTCGCTCCCTTCCAGCAGCGAGCgctcctccagctccggccCCAACAACCTCAAGGAAGGAG GGGCGGAGAGCGACGAGGAGATACGGCGGGTGCCGGAGATGGGCGGCGGGTCGGCGtcgtccggcgccggcgacggcaagcagctgctgctgcagcagcacggGGCCGGGGGGCAGCccccggcgtcggcgtcggggaAGAAGCGCGGGCGCGCCGCGGGGGACAAGGAGCAGAACCGGCTGAAGCGGCTGCTGCGGAACCGCGTGTCGGCGCAGCAGGCCCGGGAGCGGAAGAAGGCCTACATGACGGAGCTGGAGGTGAAGGCCAAGGACCTCGAGCTCCGCAATGCCGAGCTCGAGCAGAAGGTCTCCACCCTCCAGAACGAGAACAACACGCTCCGCCAG ATACTGAAGAACACGACGGCGCACGCGGGCAAGaagtccggcggcggcgggaagggcggagacggcggcaaGAAGCAGCACCACTTCAGCAAGAGCTAG
- the LOC100828090 gene encoding uncharacterized protein At1g15400, producing the protein MAGLQRSSLTFRRSGSSGMVWDHESLMSEDHHGQMDQGEPEFKELRHSRSVGSLGLQRRRRRDGDGGGSSQAYRTRRVTPALDPPSPKVPGPCIFCGIFRKAGSSEPSKPRRY; encoded by the coding sequence ATGGCCGGGCTGCAGAGATCTTCACTAACATTCCGGAGGTCTGGTTCATCAGGCATGGTCTGGGATCACGAGAGCCTTATGTCAGAGGACCATCATGGCCAGATGGATCAAGGGGAGCCGGAGTTCAAGGAGCTAAGGCACTCTCGCAGCGTTGGGTCTCTTGGTctgcagcggcgccggcggcgcgacggcgatggcggcggcagcagccagGCTTACCGTACGCGGCGTGTGACCCCGGCCCTGGATCCACCTTCGCCCAAGGTCCCTGGTCCCTGCATCTTCTGTGGAATTTTCAGGAAGGCTGGGTCTTCAGAGCCCTCTAAGCCCAGGAGGTACTAG
- the LOC100829805 gene encoding NADH-cytochrome b5 reductase-like protein produces the protein MAALLLRRLAGTHRARTPLAAAAAAAGGAALFYASSPPTVAHLEEKGEEAAARVALNPEKWLEFKLQEKATVSHDSQLFRFSFDPSTKLGLDVASCLVTRAPIGQEVEGRKKYVIRPYTPISDPDSKGHFDLLIKVYPDGQMSQYFANLKPGDVVEVKGPIEKLRYSPNMKRQIGMIAGGTGITPMLQVVRAILKNPDDNTQVSLIYANVSPDDILLKRELDRLASSYPNFKVFYTVDKPSSDWRGGAGYISKDMVLKGLPGPGEDSLILVCGPPGLMNHISGDKAKDRSQGEVSGLLKDLGYTADMVYKF, from the exons ATGGCGGCTCTGCTGCTGCGTAGGCTCGCGGGGACCCACCGCGCCCGCACGccgcttgccgccgccgctgccgccgcgggcggGGCCGCGCTCTTCTACGCCTCGTCGCCCCCCACCGTC GCGCAcctggaggagaagggggaagAAGCCGCTGCTAGAGTTG CACTTAACCCTGAGAAGTGGTTAGAGTTCAAACTTCAGGAGAAGGCAACAGTTAGTCATGATTCACAGCTATTTAG ATTTTCATTTGATCCATCCACTAAGCTGGGCCTGGATGTTGCCTCGTGTCTCGTAACAAG GGCTCCCATAGGTCAGGAAGTGGAGGGAAGGAAAAAATACGTTATTCGCCC GTACACACCTATCTCTGATCCAGATTCTAAAGGACACTTTGACCTGTTAATCAAG GTTTATCCTGATGGGCAAATGAGTCAGTATTTCGCAAATTTGAAGCCAGGGGATGTTGTCGAAGTCAAAGG GCCCATTGAAAAGCTAAGATATAGCCCAAATATGAAAAGACAAATTGGCATG ATTGCTGGTGGTACTGGTATAACACCAATGCTGCAGGTTGTCAGGGCCATCCTCAAAAACCCTGATGACAACACTCAG GTTTCTTTAATTTACGCGAACGTGTCACCAGATGATATCTTGCTGAAAAGGGAATTAGATAGACTTGCCAGCAGCTATCCTAATTTCAAG GTATTTTATACTGTTGATAAACCATCAAGTGACTGGAGGGGTGGTGCTGGATATATATCAAAGGACATGGTTTTGAAAGGTTTGCCGGGCCCAGGGGAGGATTCTCTCATTCTT GTGTGTGGTCCTCCAGGACTGATGAATCACATATCTGGAGATAAGGCAAAGGATAGATCACAGGGAGAG GTCAGTGGCCTCCTGAAAGATTTAGGATACACGGCAGACATGGTATACAAATTCTGA